Proteins from one Caulobacter sp. X genomic window:
- the ilvD gene encoding dihydroxy-acid dehydratase: protein MPPYRSRTSTHGRNMAGARGLWRATGMKDSDFGKPIIAIANSFTQFVPGHVHLKDLGQLVAREIEAAGGVAKEFNTIAVDDGIAMGHGGMLYSLPSRDLIADSVEYMVNAHCADAIVCISNCDKITPGMLMAAMRLNIPVVFVSGGPMEAGKVQVKGKIRALDLVDAMVVAADDNYSDEEVSAIEKAACPTCGSCSGMFTANSMNCLTEALGLSLPGNGSVLATHADREALFKEAGRLVVDLCQRWYEQEDATALPRGIATRAAFENAMSLDIAMGGSTNTVLHLLAAAHEGGIEFSMADIDRLSRRVPCLSKVAPAKSDVHMEDVHRAGGVMAILGELERGGLIDASQPTVHAATLGEALARWDIGRTNSATAHEFFKAAPGGKPTQVAFSQAARWEELDLDREKGVIRSVEHPFSKDGGLAVLFGNLAPEGCIVKTAGVDESILTFRGTARVFESQEAAVSGILGGQVVAGEVVVIRYEGPKGGPGMQEMLYPTTYLKSKGLGAACALITDGRFSGGTSGLSIGHVSPEAGEGGLIALVETGDSILIDIPNRGITLEVAEDVLAERRAAQLARGPDAWKPLDRKREVSPALRAYAAMTTNAAKGAVRDVSQVERR, encoded by the coding sequence ATGCCTCCCTATCGCTCGCGCACCTCGACCCACGGCCGCAACATGGCCGGCGCCCGCGGCCTCTGGCGCGCCACCGGCATGAAGGACAGCGACTTCGGCAAGCCGATCATCGCCATCGCCAACAGCTTCACCCAGTTCGTGCCCGGCCACGTGCACCTGAAGGACCTGGGCCAGCTGGTCGCCCGCGAGATCGAGGCGGCTGGGGGCGTGGCCAAGGAGTTCAACACCATCGCCGTCGACGACGGCATCGCCATGGGCCACGGCGGGATGCTGTACTCCCTGCCCAGCCGCGACCTGATCGCCGACAGCGTCGAGTACATGGTCAACGCCCACTGCGCCGACGCGATCGTCTGCATCTCCAACTGCGACAAGATCACCCCCGGCATGTTGATGGCCGCCATGCGCCTGAACATCCCGGTCGTCTTCGTCTCGGGCGGGCCGATGGAGGCCGGCAAGGTCCAGGTGAAGGGCAAGATCCGCGCCCTCGACCTGGTCGACGCCATGGTCGTGGCCGCCGACGACAACTATTCCGACGAAGAGGTCTCGGCGATCGAGAAGGCCGCCTGCCCGACCTGCGGCTCGTGCTCGGGCATGTTCACCGCCAACTCGATGAACTGCCTGACCGAGGCGCTGGGCCTGTCCCTGCCCGGCAACGGCTCGGTCCTGGCCACCCACGCCGACCGCGAAGCCCTGTTCAAGGAAGCCGGCCGCCTGGTCGTCGATCTCTGCCAGCGCTGGTACGAGCAGGAGGACGCCACCGCCCTGCCGCGCGGCATCGCCACCCGGGCCGCGTTCGAGAACGCCATGAGCCTGGACATCGCCATGGGCGGCTCGACCAACACCGTGCTGCACCTGCTGGCCGCCGCCCACGAGGGCGGGATCGAGTTCAGCATGGCCGACATCGACCGCCTCTCGCGCCGCGTGCCGTGCCTGTCCAAGGTGGCGCCGGCCAAGAGCGACGTGCACATGGAGGACGTCCACCGCGCCGGCGGGGTCATGGCCATCCTCGGCGAGCTGGAGCGCGGCGGCCTGATCGACGCCAGCCAGCCGACCGTCCACGCCGCCACCCTGGGCGAGGCCCTGGCCCGCTGGGACATCGGCCGCACCAACAGCGCCACCGCCCACGAGTTCTTCAAGGCCGCGCCGGGCGGCAAGCCGACCCAGGTCGCCTTCAGCCAGGCCGCGCGCTGGGAGGAGCTGGACCTGGACCGCGAGAAGGGCGTCATCCGCTCGGTCGAGCACCCCTTCTCCAAGGACGGGGGCCTGGCGGTCCTGTTCGGCAACCTGGCCCCCGAGGGCTGCATCGTGAAGACCGCCGGGGTCGACGAGTCGATCCTGACCTTCCGGGGAACGGCGCGCGTCTTCGAAAGCCAGGAGGCGGCGGTCAGCGGCATCCTGGGCGGCCAGGTCGTGGCCGGCGAGGTCGTGGTGATCCGCTACGAAGGCCCCAAGGGCGGGCCGGGCATGCAGGAGATGCTGTACCCGACCACCTATCTGAAATCGAAGGGCCTGGGCGCGGCCTGCGCCCTGATCACCGACGGCCGCTTCTCGGGCGGCACCTCGGGTCTGTCGATCGGCCACGTCTCGCCCGAAGCCGGCGAGGGCGGGCTGATCGCCCTGGTCGAGACCGGCGACTCGATCCTGATCGACATCCCCAACCGCGGGATCACGCTCGAGGTCGCCGAGGACGTGCTGGCCGAGCGCCGCGCCGCCCAGCTGGCCCGGGGTCCCGACGCCTGGAAGCCGCTGGACCGCAAGCGCGAGGTCAGCCCCGCCCTGCGCGCCTACGCCGCCATGACCACCAACGCCGCCAAGGGCGCGGTGCGGGACGTCAGCCAGGTGGAGCGGCGGTAG
- a CDS encoding TetR/AcrR family transcriptional regulator, translating into MLVGAGLKRSGHKREEILASARSLFLREGYADAGMEVVARAAGVSTATLYAYFPGKADLFRAIVMETVSGVAAPVREAVRVKGDARTRLTALACAYANFFSQPDSRALFRVVTSERRRFEDVAEYLLQSARDELGGAAIAVINDLVKTGELKVEKASWAASQLMGMLDHVTLVLGLSAGDEVQPRRPLREIAEDAVETFLARYGARGQGG; encoded by the coding sequence ATGCTCGTCGGCGCAGGTCTGAAGCGTTCGGGTCACAAGCGGGAGGAGATCCTCGCTTCCGCCAGGTCGCTGTTCCTCCGCGAAGGCTATGCCGACGCGGGCATGGAGGTGGTGGCCCGTGCGGCGGGAGTCTCGACGGCGACCCTCTACGCCTACTTCCCGGGCAAGGCGGACCTGTTCCGGGCCATCGTCATGGAGACGGTGAGCGGCGTGGCCGCGCCGGTTCGCGAGGCCGTCCGGGTCAAGGGCGACGCGCGCACCCGGCTGACGGCGCTGGCCTGCGCCTACGCCAACTTCTTTTCCCAGCCCGACTCCCGCGCCCTGTTCCGGGTGGTGACGTCCGAGCGCCGCCGCTTCGAGGACGTGGCCGAATATCTGCTGCAGAGCGCCCGCGACGAGCTGGGCGGGGCGGCGATCGCCGTGATCAACGACCTGGTCAAGACCGGCGAGCTGAAGGTCGAGAAGGCCTCGTGGGCTGCCAGCCAGCTGATGGGCATGCTGGACCACGTGACCCTGGTGCTGGGCCTCTCGGCGGGTGACGAGGTCCAGCCCCGCCGGCCCTTGCGCGAGATCGCCGAGGACGCGGTCGAGACGTTCCTGGCGCGGTATGGGGCGCGGGGGCAGGGGGGATAG